A window of the Streptomyces finlayi genome harbors these coding sequences:
- a CDS encoding response regulator transcription factor, which yields MSPAEDDPQRILIVDDEPAVREALQRSLAFEGYGTEVAVDGYDALAKAEAYAPDLIVLDIQMPRMDGLTAARRIRSTGATTPILMLTARDTVGDRVTGLDAGADDYLVKPFELDELFARIRALLRRSSYAAAAGGDVPENDVLSFADLRMDLTTREVTRGTRRVELTRTEFTLLEMFLAHPRQVLTREQILKAVWGFDFEPSSNSLDVYVMYLRRKTEAGGEPRLVHTVRGVGYALRSGGGEG from the coding sequence ATGAGCCCCGCCGAAGACGATCCGCAGCGCATCCTGATCGTCGACGACGAGCCCGCCGTGCGCGAGGCCCTGCAACGCAGTCTCGCGTTCGAGGGATACGGCACCGAGGTCGCCGTCGACGGGTACGACGCCCTCGCCAAGGCGGAGGCGTACGCCCCCGACCTGATCGTCCTGGACATCCAGATGCCGCGCATGGACGGCCTCACCGCCGCCCGCCGCATCCGGTCCACCGGCGCCACCACGCCCATCCTGATGCTGACGGCCCGCGACACGGTCGGGGACAGGGTCACCGGCCTCGACGCGGGCGCGGACGACTACCTGGTCAAGCCCTTCGAGCTGGACGAGCTGTTCGCCCGCATCCGCGCCCTGCTGCGCCGCAGTTCGTACGCGGCGGCCGCGGGCGGCGACGTCCCCGAAAACGACGTGCTCTCCTTCGCCGATCTGCGGATGGACCTGACCACCCGCGAGGTCACGCGCGGCACCCGCCGCGTCGAGCTGACCCGCACCGAGTTCACGCTCCTGGAGATGTTCCTGGCCCACCCGCGGCAGGTACTGACCCGCGAGCAGATCCTCAAGGCGGTCTGGGGCTTCGACTTCGAACCGAGCTCCAACTCCCTGGACGTGTACGTGATGTACCTGCGCCGCAAGACGGAAGCGGGCGGCGAACCCCGCCTGGTCCACACGGTCCGGGGCGTGGGGTACGCGCTGCGGTCGGGGGGTGGGGAGGGGTGA
- a CDS encoding sensor histidine kinase, which yields MRGPLRRIRALALRSRLALLVATAVAVAVAAVALACWVTTRDRLTEQLDTSLSQVRPNAETVRLLQLNCTNRLPDDFRLLTPYTIQLVSATGTDPCTQPDKSLIPVQTADRAVAAGVRGDAVHTTEAEDGTEMRVYTSPPPRETQPGLAVSVAMPMDQVTDPLNELALVLLIVSGIGVLGAGAAGLWIARSGLRPVDELTEAVEHVARTEDLTVRIPVEGEDEIARLSRSFNSMTASLASSRDRQSQLIADAGHELRTPLTSLRTNVELLARSDETGRAIPPDDRKALMTSVKAQMTELAALIGDLQELARPDAAQPGPLQVVALHEVTRTALRRARLRGPELRITEELAPWYVRAEPAALERAVVNVLDNAVKFSPPGGTVDVTLHRGELTVRDHGPGIPAEELPHVFERFWRSPSARQLPGSGLGLSIVARTVQQAGGEISLRPAPGGEGTEASIRLPGAPQPPPGL from the coding sequence GTGAGAGGTCCCTTGCGCCGCATCCGTGCGCTGGCGCTGCGCTCACGGCTCGCGCTGCTGGTCGCCACGGCCGTGGCGGTGGCGGTGGCAGCGGTCGCCCTCGCCTGCTGGGTGACCACCCGCGACCGGCTCACCGAACAGCTCGACACGAGCCTGAGCCAGGTGAGGCCCAACGCCGAAACGGTCCGGCTGCTCCAGCTGAACTGCACCAACCGGCTGCCGGACGACTTCCGCCTGCTGACTCCGTACACCATCCAACTGGTGTCCGCGACGGGCACCGACCCCTGCACCCAGCCGGACAAGTCCTTGATTCCCGTCCAGACCGCCGACCGTGCCGTCGCCGCCGGAGTACGCGGTGACGCCGTCCACACCACGGAGGCCGAGGACGGCACGGAGATGCGCGTCTACACCTCGCCTCCCCCGCGAGAGACCCAGCCCGGCCTGGCCGTGTCCGTCGCGATGCCCATGGATCAGGTCACCGACCCCCTCAACGAACTGGCGCTCGTGCTCCTCATCGTCTCCGGCATCGGCGTCCTCGGTGCCGGCGCCGCGGGCCTCTGGATCGCCCGCTCCGGCCTGCGACCCGTCGACGAGCTCACCGAGGCCGTGGAGCACGTCGCCCGCACCGAGGACCTCACCGTCCGCATCCCCGTCGAGGGCGAGGACGAGATCGCGCGCCTGTCCCGGTCCTTCAACTCCATGACCGCCTCGCTGGCCAGCTCCCGCGACCGGCAGTCGCAGCTCATCGCGGACGCCGGCCACGAGCTGCGCACCCCGCTCACCTCGCTCCGTACGAACGTCGAGCTGCTCGCCCGCAGCGACGAGACCGGCCGGGCCATCCCGCCCGACGACCGCAAGGCGCTGATGACCTCGGTCAAGGCGCAGATGACCGAGCTGGCCGCCCTCATCGGCGACCTCCAGGAGCTGGCCCGCCCCGACGCCGCGCAGCCCGGCCCCCTCCAGGTCGTCGCGCTGCACGAGGTCACCCGCACCGCCCTGCGGCGGGCCCGGCTGCGCGGTCCCGAGCTGAGGATCACGGAAGAGCTGGCGCCCTGGTACGTACGGGCGGAACCTGCCGCGCTGGAGCGCGCGGTCGTCAACGTCCTGGACAACGCGGTGAAGTTCAGCCCACCGGGCGGCACCGTCGACGTCACCCTGCACCGGGGCGAACTGACCGTCAGGGACCACGGCCCCGGAATTCCCGCCGAAGAACTCCCGCACGTCTTCGAGCGCTTCTGGCGCTCCCCGTCGGCCCGCCAGCTCCCCGGTTCGGGCCTCGGTCTGTCCATCGTGGCGCGTACGGTCCAGCAGGCGGGCGGCGAGATCTCGCTGCGCCCGGCGCCCGGCGGCGAGGGCACGGAGGCGTCGATCCGGCTCCCGGGCGCCCCGCAGCCGCCGCCCGGGCTCTAG